The Phoenix dactylifera cultivar Barhee BC4 chromosome 17, palm_55x_up_171113_PBpolish2nd_filt_p, whole genome shotgun sequence genome contains a region encoding:
- the LOC103721720 gene encoding uncharacterized protein LOC103721720, with product MEDLSRYAHSPAHLAVARRDHAGLRRIVAALPRLPKAGEVTTEEESLAAELTSDAVSGVIDRRDVPHRETPLHLAVRLRDPISAEILMSVGADWSLQNEHGWSALQEAVCTREDSIAMIIARHYQPLAWAKWCRRLPRIVASIARIRDFYMEITFHFESSVIPFIGRIAPSDTYRIWKRGPNLRADMTLAGFDGFRIQRSDQTFLFLGEGLSSEDGGPSLPPGSLIVLAHKEREITNALEGAGAKPTEAEVAHEVALMSQTNMYRPGIDVTQADLVSHLNWRRQERTEMVGSWKAKVYDMLHVMVSVKSRRVPGAMTDEELFAVDNEERTANGGELDGELDDVLTAEERMQLDSALRMGHAEGFDDNDGKGGGFESVENSESNGVTKERKSWFGWSSKRASKNSRGEDMEDPKNQKKLSKLTPENGNQKTESSREDPGDTKKGKEKGSKKKKGGSAGDSNKHESEYKKGLRPVLWLTPDFPLKTDELLPLLDVLANKVKAVRRLRELLTTKLPQGTFPVKVAIPIVPTIRVLVTFTKFEELQPPDEFATPLSSPTHFQESKAKESESSGSWYSWMRGSRGGQSSDGSDGRSWKDEIDPFHIPTDYTWLDANEKKRRMKAKKVRSKRGSSRKQTSKSLDCQQLTDGFEE from the exons ATGGAGGATCTATCGAGGTACGCTCACAGCCCGGCCCACCTCGCGGTGGCGCGGCGAGACCACGCGGGTCTCCGGCGGATCGTGGCGGCTCTACCCCGCCTCCCGAAGGCCGGAGAGGTCACCACCGAGGAGGAGTCGCTCGCCGCCGAGCTCACCTCCGACGCCGTCTCCGGCGTCATCGACCGCCGCGACGTCCCCCACCGCGAAACCCCCCTCCACCTCGCTGTCCGGCTTCGCGACCCGATCTCGGCGGAGATCCTCATGTCGGTCGGCGCCGACTGGTCCCTCCAGAACGAGCACGGCTGGTCCGCCCTCCAGGAGGCCGTGTGCACCCGGGAGGACAGCATCGCCATGATCATAGCACGCCACTACCAGCCCCTGGCTTGGGCCAAGTGGTGCCGCCGCCTCCCTCGCATCGTCGCGTCCATCGCCCGGATCAGGGACTTCTACATGGAGATCACCTTCCACTTCGAGAGCTCGGTGATCCCTTTCATCGGCCGGATTGCGCCGTCAGACACCTACCGGATATGGAAGCGGGGGCCGAACCTCAGGGCCGACATGACCCTCGCCGGCTTCGATGGGTTCcggatccagcgctccgaccagACGTTCCTCTTCCTTGGCGAGGGCTTGTCGTCGGAGGACGGAGGACCGTCGCTGCCTCCCGGGTCGTTGATCGTGCTGGCCCATAAGGAGAGAGAGATCACTAATGCTCTCGAAGGAGCTGGTGCCAAGCCCACAGAGGCGGAGGTGGCTCATGAGGTAGCCTTGATGTCGCAGACCAACATGTACCGGCCGGGGATTGATGTCACTCAGGCGGACCTGGTCTCGCACTTGAACTGGAGGCGGCAGGAGAGGACGGAGATGGTCGGGAGTTGGAAGGCCAAGGTCTACGACATGCTTCATGTGATGGTGAGTGTGAAGTCGAGGAGGGTCCCTGGTGCCATGACTGATGAGGAGTTATTTGCGGTTGACAATGAAGAAAGAACGGCGAATGGTGGGGAGCTCGATGGGGAGTTGGATGATGTCTTGACAGCTGAGGAGAGGATGCAACTGGATTCAGCTCTTCGGATGGGTCATGCAGAGGGTTTTGATGACAACGATGGGAAGGGTGGAGGATTTGAGAGTGTGGAGAACTCTGAGTCCAATGGTGTTACCAAGGAGAGGAAGAGCTGGTTTGGTTGGAGTAGTAAAAGGGCTTCCAAGAACAGTCGAGGGGAGGACATGGAGGATCCAAAAAACCAAAAGAAGTTGTCAAAGTTGACCCCAGAGAATGGAAATCAGAAAACGGAGTCCTCGAGAGAGGACCCTGGAGATACTAAGAAGGGGAAGGAGAAGGGCagtaagaagaagaagggtggaTCCGCGGGCGACTCTAATAAGCATGAGAGCGAGTACAAGAAGGGGTTGAGGCCGGTTTTGTGGTTAACACCAGACTTTCCTTTGAAAACGGATgagcttcttcccttgcttgatGTCTTAGCCAACAAGGTCAAGGCCGTGAGGAGGCTCAGGGAGCTTTTGACTACTAAGCTGCCTCAAGGCACCTTTCCTGTCAAG GTAGCCATCCCAATTGTTCCAACGATCCGAGTTCTTGTCACATTTACAAAGTTTGAAGAGCTACAGCCACCTGATGAATTTGCAACCCCACTTTCCAGCCCGACACATTTCCAGGAAAGCAAAGCCAAAGAATCAGAATCATCAGGTTCATGGTATTCATGGATGAGGGGAAGCCGGGGTGGGCAATCTAGTGATGGCAGTGATGGCCGAAGCTGGAAAGATGAGATTGATCCTTTCCATATACCTACAGACTACACTTGGCTTGATGCAAATGAAAAAAAGCGCCGAATGAAGGCCAAGAAGGTTAGAAGCAAGCGGGGTAGTAGTAGGAAGCAAACATCCAAAAGTTTGGATTGCCAGCAACTGACGGATGGTTTTGAGGAGTAA
- the LOC103721732 gene encoding ABC transporter I family member 19-like gives MVESTGGIEVSGLQFAYEGQPPLFTKFNLEISPGDRCLLIGANGSGKTTLLKILAGKHMVGGRDVVRVLNRSAFHDTQLVCSGDLAYLGGSWSKTIGSAGDVPLQGDFSAEHMIFGVEGIDPARREKLVSLLDIDLQWRMHRVSDGQRRRVQICMGLLHPYKVLLLDEVTVDLDVVTRMDLLDFFKEECEQRGATIVYATHIFDGLETWATDVAYIQDGELRRFGKLSGIHELKGSNNLLSVVESWLLSESKNPRKQPVNSSVQSSRGSPFDSSPFRSSRHMAYYR, from the exons atggtGGAATCGACGGGAGGGATCGAGGTCTCGGGCCTTCAATTCGCTTACGAGGGCCAGCCTCCGTTGTTCACGAAGTTTAATCTCGAGATCTCTCCGGGCGATCGTTGCCTCCTCATCGGTGCCAATGGATCCG GTAAGACTACTTTGTTGAAGATTCTAGCTGGGAAACATATGGTTGGAGGGAGGGATGTAGTGAGAGTCCTCAATCGTTCTGCTTTTCATGACACACAGCTGGTCTGTAGTGGTGACCTCGCCTATCTTGGAGGTTCTTGGAGTAAAACTATTGGTTCTGCT GGGGATGTTCCACTCCAAGGTGACTTCTCTGCTGAGCATATGATTTTTGGAG TTGAAGGGATTGATCCTGCTAGGAGAGAGAAGCTCGTCAGTCTACTTGACATTGATCTTCAGTGGCGGATGCATAGAGTTTCTGATGGACAGCGCCGCCGTGTCCAAATTTGCATGGGCCTTCTTCACCCATACAAG GTTCTTTTGCTCGATGAGGTTACCGTGGACCTAGATGTTGTCACTAGAATGGATCTTCTTGACTTCTTCAAGGAAGAGTGTGAACAG AGAGGAGCTACCATTGTTTATGCCACACATATATTTGATGGATTGGAGACATGGGCCACAGATGTGGCTTACATCCAAGATGGTGAGCTGAGAAGGTTTGGGAAACTGTCTGGCATTCATGAACTGAAAGGTTCCAACAACCTGCTCTCAGTTGTTGAATCATGGCTTCTATCTGAGTCCAAGAATCCAAGGAAGCAGCCCGTTAATTCTTCTGTCCAATCAAGCAGGGGCTCTCCCTTTGATTCTTCTCCTTTTAGATCATCCCGTCATATGGCCTACTATCGTTGA